CTATCGCAACATTGTACCGGGCTGCCTTTAAGTCATTGTTATTTTGGATTGCTATTTGAGCTAATTGATTAACGGTTAAACTTTGTGACGCACTGCTGATGGGTGTTCTGGCGAGCATGCTGATAATAAAAAGCCAAGCGATTAAAGTAAAACGCTTGTTTCTCATAGGGTTATCCAGCGTAAGCGGAGTGCATTGAGAATGACAGACACAGAACTAAGCGACATCGCTGCCGCTGCTATCATTGGATTTAAGAGTAATCCTATGAAAGGATAAAGTACCCCTGCGGCTATAGGTATACCTAATGCATTATAAACAAAAGCAAAAAAGAGGTTTTGGCGTATGTTTCGCATGGTCGCTTCAGAAAGATGACGAGCTTTAACGATGCCATGTAAATCGCCGTGAAGCAAGGTAACGCCAGCACTTTCTATGGCAACGTCAGTGCCCGTCCCCATGGCAATGCCGATGTCAGCTTTAGCGAGAGCAGGAGCATCATTGACTCCATCTCCAGCCATAGCAACAACTCGGCCTTTTTCCTGTAATTCAGTCACAATACGACTTTTGTCAGCGGGTAAAACTTCGGCAATCACTGTTTTGATGCCAATCTTTTCGGCGACTGCATTAGCGGTTTTCTGGTTATCGCCAGTGAGCATGACAATATCGATTCCTTTATCTTGTAAGGCTTTTATGGCATCGCCTGTGCTGGATTTGATCGGATCTTCTACGGCTAAAATGGCGGAAATTTGATTATCAATTGCTATGAACATCACTGAAGCGCCTTTTGCCCTAAGTTCGTCAGCATTCATGGAAAGGACTTGATAATCTATCCCTAATTCTTGCATTAACGCCGAAGTGCCAATCACGATAGCACGATTTTCAACGCTACCGCGTACCCCTTTACCGGTTATTGCTTCAAACTGACTAACCGGGGCGAGTGATAAATTTTTCTCTTTGGCACATGCCACAATCGCATGCGCTAAAGGGTGTTCGCTATGATGCTCCACCGAGGCGGCGAAGGTGAGTACTTCGTCCTCTGCAAATGTTTTTAAGGTTATAATTTGGGTTAATTTGGGATGGCCTTCAGTCAGAGTCCCTGTTTTATCAACGACTAAGGTATTTATTTTTTCCATATGTTCGAGTGCTTCAGCGTCTTTGATGAGTACGCCATTTCCCGCGCCTTTACCCACTCCAACCATAATCGACATCGGCGTTGCGAGTCCTAAAGCGCAGGGACAAGCAATGATTAATACCGAAACAGCAGCGATGAGTCCATAGCTGAGCGAGGGGGATGGGCCGAAGATAAACCATAAAGCAAAGGCTAATAGGGCTACGAATATGACAACAGGTACAAACAAGCCAGAAACGGCATCGGCCAAACGTTGAATTGGTGCCCGGCTGCGTTGTGCATCACTAACCATCTGGACAATCCGTGAAAGCATTGTATCGCTACCCACATGGATAGCTCTCATAACAAAGCTGCCGCTTAGATTAATGGTGGCGCCAATGAGTTTATCACCAACCCTTTTGCTAACGGGTAACGATTCGCCAGTGACCATTGACTCATCGACGTTCGATTGACCCTCGACAAGCTCGCCATCCACAGGAATTTTCTCACCGGGTCGTACACGTAACAAATCTCCTACGAAAACTTGATCGAGCGATACCACTGTTTCTTGATTATTTTTATCGAGGCGATACGCTGTTTCGGGGGCTAATTTCAATAATGCCCGTATGGCCCCCCCTGTTTTTTCTCGTGCTTTTAATTCAAGTACTTGCCCAAGTAAAACTAAAGTTGTAATGACCGCGGCTGCTTCAAAATAAACGCTTATCATCCTATGTTCATTGAGCAAACTCTTAGGGAAAAAGCCAGGAAATAAAGTGGCTACGACACTATATCCCCATGCTACAGCGGTACCCATTGCAATCAAAGTGAACATATTTAATCGACGGGTTTTTAACGATTGCCAACCCCGTTGGAAAAAAGGCCAACCACACCAGAGGACAACTGGAGTCGCTAAAACCAATTGAATCCAAATTGATAATGGGATAGGAAGCCAGTTTGCGAAAGCGTATTCACCCATTGCCAGTATGAATACTGGAACACTGAGTAATAAGGCAATCCAAAATCTTTGTCGCATGTCAACATATTCTGGGTTACTCGTTTCTTCACTAATTGCCTCAGGCTCTAATGCCATGCCACAAATTGGACAACTTCCAGGCTTTTCTTGGCGAATTTCGAGGTGCATTGGGCAGGTATATATGACTACACCGTTTACCAGTTGAGATTTTGGAATTTTTTTTGAGTGGTTCATTGAATGGCAGCAACTTTTTTTTTCTTTTGGGGGGTGTTGATGTTCCATAGCCTACCATCCTATGTTCTGCAGTTTTGATATATCTATTCTAGCAATGGTGGGAAGACAACTCTACATGAGATATTTGTATTGCAAGTTATTCTGTTCTACATTTAGCAGGTAGTAATTAAAAATTGAAGATATTTAACTTATTGGATTATTGGGAATTTTGCTGTAAAGGAAAGCGATCATGATTATAAAAACCTGTGATATCACCGATGTTAAACATGTTATTACCCCTGATGAAAATTACGAAATAACACTTGATTCACCTGCTCTCGATATTTTTACTGATTTCAAAAAAACACCTCCTTTAGTAATCGATCAATCATTGGATGTGGTCACGGCCGAAGATTTAATGAAAAAAACGCATGTCAAATTAAAGTTGGTGCTAGATAAAGGTGAATTTGTCGGCGCTCTTGCTTATGAGGATTTAATTGGTGAAAAGGTCATGTCTCGAACTAATCATGTCCACCGCACTGATATCTTTGTTTCTGAGGTGATGACGCCAAAAACATGCTTAAAAGCAATTGAAT
The genomic region above belongs to Legionella micdadei and contains:
- a CDS encoding copper-transporting P-type ATPase; translation: MEHQHPPKEKKSCCHSMNHSKKIPKSQLVNGVVIYTCPMHLEIRQEKPGSCPICGMALEPEAISEETSNPEYVDMRQRFWIALLLSVPVFILAMGEYAFANWLPIPLSIWIQLVLATPVVLWCGWPFFQRGWQSLKTRRLNMFTLIAMGTAVAWGYSVVATLFPGFFPKSLLNEHRMISVYFEAAAVITTLVLLGQVLELKAREKTGGAIRALLKLAPETAYRLDKNNQETVVSLDQVFVGDLLRVRPGEKIPVDGELVEGQSNVDESMVTGESLPVSKRVGDKLIGATINLSGSFVMRAIHVGSDTMLSRIVQMVSDAQRSRAPIQRLADAVSGLFVPVVIFVALLAFALWFIFGPSPSLSYGLIAAVSVLIIACPCALGLATPMSIMVGVGKGAGNGVLIKDAEALEHMEKINTLVVDKTGTLTEGHPKLTQIITLKTFAEDEVLTFAASVEHHSEHPLAHAIVACAKEKNLSLAPVSQFEAITGKGVRGSVENRAIVIGTSALMQELGIDYQVLSMNADELRAKGASVMFIAIDNQISAILAVEDPIKSSTGDAIKALQDKGIDIVMLTGDNQKTANAVAEKIGIKTVIAEVLPADKSRIVTELQEKGRVVAMAGDGVNDAPALAKADIGIAMGTGTDVAIESAGVTLLHGDLHGIVKARHLSEATMRNIRQNLFFAFVYNALGIPIAAGVLYPFIGLLLNPMIAAAAMSLSSVSVILNALRLRWITL
- a CDS encoding CBS domain-containing protein, with the protein product MIIKTCDITDVKHVITPDENYEITLDSPALDIFTDFKKTPPLVIDQSLDVVTAEDLMKKTHVKLKLVLDKGEFVGALAYEDLIGEKVMSRTNHVHRTDIFVSEVMTPKTCLKAIEFNDVKRAKIRDIVETLKNEGKQHFLVIDGAEHHIRGIFSASDIARRLHVPINIDRVSTFVDIYKALKH